Proteins encoded by one window of Ascochyta rabiei chromosome 1, complete sequence:
- a CDS encoding guanine nucleotide exchange protein for ADP-robosylation factor — protein sequence MADHDEPPAAPAAQPAEEERVPEEALQEERSHETFQETSHETFQETSHETFQPDTPEPDTSLAEDEGHTPSAEDEAHAQQDTPEPDTPEPDTPQPDTPQPDTPQPDTPQPDTPQPDTPLPEDEGHTQPDTDTDTRQPAPNVLNVPNVPNGADTPRSSEQIFDHRIHAHPRPRTDSQSTAATAATAATAATRSSLVFVGTALDTIAASKDARKNKKLGDASAAALAAIKREGDPARISPELLFEPLRLASEVANVPVSITALDCIGKLISYSYFSVPADHHPHPHPHPDPDNPDPAPLIDRAIDTICDCFQGEATHPDVQLQIVKSLLAAILNHKIVVHGAGLLKAVRLTYNIFLLSKSSANQQVAQGALTQMVGTVFERVKARIAVKEARVNLDPPSLNHKHPSDDSLDQSDQDATPHLLPSPLTTDPDPAQDLDLDEPSDRPVHMHTGPKITLQSFENNMSFNDDRIHDNAPTLVTRIRGKPSSRHASAADTNSSINPSTTTPLHPDEDDEDEIFVKDAYLVFRAMCRLSTKGLSLDHAQDVRSQGMRSKLLSLHMVHTILHNNIAVFVSPYATIKSASGDEPTTFVQAIKQYLCLSLSRNGASSVKPVFEVACEIFWQMLKYLRVMLKKEVEVFLKEIYLATLDKRAAPAFQKQYVLTLFRRLAADPRALVEVYLNYDCDRTALDNMYQRVVEHLSKISSNPVTITPMQQQAYRDHREKQSRQMDWQTRGTLPPSLTTVSMNSANDADGAYPQDYAMKQESLEALVEILRSLVDWAQQSLPEHTNPQAQDPRLSLDDLRVSIDTRTLTDSPAVGADSGTVTPLAEDDYSSLEKAKQRKTAMTNAVRQFNYKPSKGLKVLLNDGFIPSDAPDHIARFFLDNERIDKGALGEFLGEADPHNIAIMHAFVDLMDFTKTRFVDALRRFLQSFRLPGEAQKIDRFMLKFAERYMTGNPNAFANADTAYVLSYSVIMLNVDQHSKKMKGPRMTPEDFIKNNRGINDNADLPEDYLRGIYDEIAHNEIVLNTEREAAADKGWVGQQPAGGLGLASIGQALTGGARDLQREAIAQASEAMANKTEQLYKQLLRAQRRTATALPVSKYIPASSSKHVGPMFEVTWMPFLMALSGQAQDHNMDIVRLCIEGIKLAIRISCLFDLEDARQAFVSFLARFTNLYNLSEMKAKNMEALKTLIEVAHTEGNLLRESWREILTCVSQLDRFQLISAGIDERAVPDVLKSNAGSQSKKNVHVAGNRRRQSHANSVHFSADVAEESRSTDMVRGVDRIFTCSANLSGEAIVDFVKALVQVSWQEIQSSGQSESPRTYSLQKLVEISGYNMTRVRFEWTNIWQVLGAHFNEVGCHTNTNVVYFALNSLRQLSMKFMEIEELPGFKFQKDFLKPFEHIINNASVVSVKDMVLRCLIQMIQARGENIRSGWKTMFGVFTVAAREPYEGIVNLAFENVTQVYNTRFGVVISQGAFADLIVCLTEFSKNYKFQKKSLQAIELLKSSVPKMLRTPECSLSAHAGYLKHSETGSSIPKQPTRQTQEEQFWFPVLFAFHDVLMTGEDLEVRSRALSYLFDTLISYGSNFPREFWDMLWRQLLYPIFMVLKSKSEMTKVLNHEELSVWLSTTMIQALRNMIKLFTHFFESLEYMLDRFLDLLALCICQENDTLARIGSNCLQQLILQNVQKFKPEHWSQIVKAFVDLFHRTEASALFSAATSGSATPLNGGRSHSDDARSIAESSNTAPETPPSEQENPSAGLGINGLDTPRRPSLVTEATAGDVPTRQTTDLEDYRPEDGNLQQPPVVVTAARRRFFNQIITKCVLQLLMIETVQELFGNELVYSNIPSGELLRLMAVLKKSYHFAKRFNADRDLRSRLFREGFMKQPPNLLKQESGSASVYVGILFRMYHDTSSDRAASRSETEKALIPLCEDIIQSYIELDEETQQRNIVTWRPVVVSVLDGYAGFPDAEFERLTDVFAPLIVGLLGTEMATDVQRSVQALVMRVFERKLGTGPVKLMGPEERRRGSGVGSPEVGRTPRLR from the exons ATGGCCGACCACGACGAGCCCCCAGCTGCCCCGGCCGCGCAGCCCGCGGAGGAAGAGCGAGTGCCGGAAGAGGCGCTGCAGGAAGAGAGGTCCCACGAGACTTTCCAAGAGACGTCCCACGAGACTTTCCAAGAGACGTCCCACGAGACTTTCCAGCCAGACACGCCCGAGCCAGACACCTCCTTGGCAGAAGACGAGGGCCACACACCCTCAGCAGAAGACGAGGCCCACGCACAGCAGGACACACCCGAGCCAGACACACCCGAGCCAGACACACCCCAGCCAGACACACCCCAGCCAGACACACCCCAGCCAGACACACCCCAGCCAGACACACCCCAGCCAGACACACCCCTACCAGAAGACGAGGGCCACACACAGccagacacagacacagacacacGGCAGCCCGCCCCCAACGTCCTCAACGTCCCCAACGTCCCCAACGGCGCAGACACGCCGCGCTCGTCGGAGCAAATCTTCGACCACCGCATCCACGCCCACCCCCGCCCGCGAACAGACTCGCAgtccaccgccgccaccgcagccaccgccgccaccgccgccacccGCAGCTCGCTCGTCTTCGTCGGCACCGCCCTCGACACCATCGCCGCCTCCAAGGACGCCCGCAAGAACAAAAAGCTCGGCGATgcctccgccgccgccctggCCGCCATCAAGCGCGAGGGCGACCCCGCCCGCATCAGCCCCGAGCTGCTCTTCGAGCCCCTGCGCCTGGCCTCGGAGGTCGCAAACGTCCCCGTCTCCATCACCGCCCTCGACTGCATCGGCAAGCTCATCAGCTACTCGTACTTCTCCGTCCCCGCCGACCaccacccacacccacacccacaccccgACCCCGACAACCCCGACCCCGCCCCGCTCATCGACCGCGCCATCGACACCATCTGCGACTGCTTCCAGGGCGAGGCCACCCACCCAGACGTCCAGCTGCAGATTGTCAAGTCGCTGCTGGCCGCCATCCTCAACCACAAAATCGTCGTCCACGGCGCCGGCCTGCTCAAGGCCGTGCGCCTGACCTACAACATCTTCCTGCTGTCCAAGTCCAGCGCAAACCAGCAGGTCGCCCAGGGCGCCCTGACCCAGATGGTCGGCACCGTCTTCGAGAGGGTCAAGGCCCGCATCGCCGTCAAGGAGGCCCGTGTCAACCTGGACCCTCCCTCGCTCAACCACAAGCACCCCTCCGACGACAGCCTGGATCAGTCCGACCAAGATGCCACTCCGCACCTGCTTCCCTCCCCTCTCACCACCGACCCAGACCCCGCCCAGGACCTGGACCTCGACGAGCCCAGCGACCGGCCCGTCCACATGCACACCGGGCCCAAGATCACCCTGCAGAGCTTCGAGAACAACATGAGCTTCAACGACGACCGCATACACGACAACGCACCCACCCTAGTCACCCGCATCAGAGGGAAGCCCAGCTCGCGCCATGCATCGGCCGCCGACACCAACTCCTCAATCAACCCCTCCACAACCACCCCCCTCCACCCCGAtgaagacgacgaagacgaaatCTTCGTCAAGGACGCCTACCTGGTCTTCCGCGCAATGTGCCGCCTGAGCACAAAGGGCCTGTCCCTCGACCACGCTCAGGACGTCCGCTCCCAAGGCATGCGCTCGAAGCTGCTCTCCCTGCACATGGTCCACACCATCCTGCACAACAACATCGCCGTCTTCGTCTCGCCCTACGCCACCATCAAGAGCGCCAGCGGCGACGAGCCCACCACCTTTGTGCAGGCCATCAAGCAGTACCTGTGTCTGAGCTTGAGTCGCAACGGCGCCAGCTCCGTCAAGCCCGTCTTCGAGGTCGCCTGCGAGATCTTCTGGCAGATGCTCAAGTACCTCCGCGTCATGCTCAAGAAGGAGGTCGAGGTCTTCCTCAAGGAAATCTACCTGGCCACCCTCGACAAGCGCGCTGCCCCCGCCTTCCAGAAGCAGTACGTCCTGACCCTCTTCAGACGCCTGGCCGCAGACCCCCGTGCCTTGGTCGAGGTCTACCTCAACTACGACTGCGACCGCACGGCCCTCGACAACATGTACCAGCGCGTGGTCGAGCATCTGTCCAAGATCTCCAGCAACCCAGTCACCATCACCCCGATGCAGCAGCAGGCCTACCGAGACCACCGCGAGAAGCAGAGCAGGCAGATGGACTGGCAGACCCGAGGCACCCTGCCCCCCTCGCTCACCACCGTCTCCATGAACTCGGCCAACGACGCGGACGGAGCCTACCCTCAAGACTACGCCATGAAGCAAGAGTCTCTGGAGGCGCTGGTCGAGATCCTGCGATCGCTGGTCGACTGGGCCCAGCAGTCTCTGCCAGAACACACAAACCCACAGGCTCAAGACCCGAGGCTGTCCTTGGACGACCTCAGGGTCTCCATCGACACGCGAACGCTCACCGACTCACCAGCCGTCGGCGCCGACTCGGGCACAGTCACACCCCTCGCAGAGGACGACTACAGCTCGCTGGAGAAGGCGAAGCAGAGGAAGACCGCCATGACAAACGCCGTGCGCCAGTTCAACTACAAGCCCAGCAAGGGCCTCAAGGTCCTGCTCAACGACGGCTTCATCCCTTCAGACGCCCCCGACCACATTGCTCGCTTCTTCCTCGACAACGAACGGATCGACAAGGGCGCGCTGGGAGAGTTCCTCGGAGAGGCTGATCCCCACAACATCGCCATCATGCACGCCTTTGTCGATTTGATGGACTTCACCAAGACCCGATTCGTGGATGCGTTGCGCCGCTTCCTCCAAAGTTTCCGTCTGCCGGGAGAAGCGCAGAAGATTGACCGATTCATGTTGAAGTTCGCCGAGCGGTACATGACCGGCAACCCCAACGCCTTTGCAAACGCCGACACCGCCTACGTCCTGTCCTACTCGGTCATCATGCTGAACGTCGACCAGCACAGCAAGAAGATGAAGGGCCCTCGCATGACGCCCGAGGACTTCATCAAGAACAACCGCGGCATCAACGACAACGCAGATCTGCCCGAGGACTACCTCCGCGGCATCTACGATGAAATCGCGCACAATGAGATTGTCCTCAACACCGAGCGAGAGGCGGCTGCAGACAAGGGTTGGGTCGGCCAGCAGCCCGCGGGAGGCCTCGGTCTCGCCAGCATCGGCCAGGCGCTGACGGGCGGTGCTCGAGACCTGCAGAGGGAAGCCATAGCGCAAGCGTCCGAGGCCATGGCGAACAAGACGGAGCAGCTCTACAAGCAGCTCCTCCGCGCTCAGCGCAGGACGGCGACTGCGCTGCCCGTGTCCAAGTACATTCCAGCTTCCTCGTCCAAGCACGTCGGCCCCATGTTCGAGGTGACCTGGATGCCGTTCCTGATGGCCCTCTCTGGCCAGGCCCAAGACCACAACATGGACATTGTCCGGCTGTGCATCGAGGGCATCAAGCTCGCCATTCGCATCTCCTGCCTCTTCGATCTGGAGGACGCCCGCCAAGCCTTTGTCTCCTTCCTCGCCCGCTTCACCAACCTCTACAACCTGAGCGAGATGAAGGCGAAGAACATGGAGGCGCTCAAGACCCTGATCGAGGTCGCACACACAGAGGGCAATCTGCTGAGAGAGTCTTGGCGCGAGATCCTCACCTGTGTCTCGCAGCTGGACCGCTTCCAGCTCATCTCGGCCGGCATAGACGAGCGCGCGGTGCCTGATGTGTTGAAGTCCAACGCGGGGTCGCAGTCGAAGAAGAACGTCCACGTTGCCGGAAACCGCCGGCGGCAGTCACACGCCAACAGCGTGCACTTCTCCGCGGACGTGGCAGAGGAGAGTCGCTCCACCGACATGGTCCGAGGCGTGGACCGCATCTTCACCTGCAGCGCGAATCTATCCGGTGAGGCCATTGTCGACTTCGTCAAGGCGCTCGTCCAGGTCAGCTGGCAAGAGATCCAGTCGTCTGGCCAGAGCGAGTCGCCGCGCACCTACAGCCTGCAGAAGCTGGTCGAGATTAGCGGATACAACATGACTCGCGTGCGCTTCGAGTGGACCAACATCTGGCAAGTGCTGGGCGCCCACTTCAACGAGGTCGGGTGCCACACCAACACAAACGTCGTCTACTTTGCCCTCAACTCGCTACGACAGCTGTCGATGAAGTTTATGGAGATTGAGGAGCTGCCCGGGTTCAAGTTCCAGAAAGACTTCCTCAAACCATTCGAGCACATCATCAACAATGCAAGCGTCGTGTCCGTCAAGGACATGGTCCTGCGCTGCCTCATCCAGATGATACAAGCGCGCGGCGAGAACATCCGATCTGGCTGGAAGACCATGTTCGGCGTCTTCACCGTGGCCGCCAGGGAGCCCTACG AGGGCATCGTCAATCTTGCCTTTGAGAACGTCACGCAGGTCTACAACACGCGCTTCGGCGTCGTCATCTCGCAAGGCGCCTTTGCTGATCTGATCGTCTGTCTGACGGAATTCTCGAAGAACTACAAGTTTCAGAAGAAGTCGCTGCAGGCCATTGAGCTGTTGAAGTCGTCGGTGCCGAAGATGCTGCGGACCCCAGAGTGCTCGCTGTCGGCTCACGCCGGCTACCTGAAGCACTCCGAAACGGGCTCTTCCATCCCCAAGCAGCCCACCCGACAGACGCAGGAAGAGCAGTTCTGGTTCCCGGTCCTGTTCGCCTTCCACGACGTGCTCATGACCGGCGAAGACCTCGAAGTGCGCTCCAGAGCGCTGAGCTACCTCTTCGACACGCTCATCAGCTACGGCAGCAACTTTCCGCGTGAGTTCTGGGACATGCTCTGGCGACAGCTGCTCTACCCCATCTTCATGGTCCTCAAGTCCAAGTCGGAGATGACAAAGGTGCTCAACCACGAAGAGCTCTCCGTCTGGCTCTCCACAACCATGATCCAGGCCCTCCGCAACATGATCAAGCTGTTCACGCACTTTTTCGAGTCGCTCGAGTACATGCTCGACCGCTTCCTCGATCTGCTGGCGCTCTGCATCTGTCAGGAGAACGACACGCTCGCCCGCATCGGCAGCAACTGCCTGCAGCAACTCATCCTCCAGAACGTGCAGAAGTTCAAGCCGGAACACTGGAGCCAGATCGTCAAAGCCTTTGTCGATCTCTTCCACCGCACCGAAGCTTCAGCGCTCTTCTCCGCTGCCACCAGCGGCTCCGCCACGCCTCTCAACGGCGGCCGTAGCCATTCCGATGACGCAAGGTCCATCGCCGAATCTTCCAACACCGCGCCGGAGACCCCGCCCTCTGAGCAGGAAAACCCGTCCGCCGGGCTCGGCATCAATGGCCTCGACACCCCGCGCCGCCCTTCTCTCGTCACCGAGGCCACCGCCGGCGATGTTCCCACACGGCAGACCACAGACCTCGAAGACTACCGCCCGGAGGATGGCAACCTGCAGCAACCTCCTGTCGTCGTCACTGCAGCACGACGCCGGTTCTTCAACCAGATCATCACAAAATGCGTCCTCCAACTCCTCATGATAGAAACCGTGCAGGAGCTCTTCGGTAACGAACTCGTCTACTCCAACATCCCATCCGGCGAGCTGCTCCGCCTCATGGCGGTGCTCAAGAAATCCTACCACTTCGCCAAGCGCTTCAACGCCGACCGCGACCTGCGCTCGCGCCTCTTCCGCGAGGGCTTCATGAAGCAGCCCCCCAACCTCCTCAAGCAAGAGTCGGGCTCCGCCTCTGTTTACGTCGGCATCCTCTTCCGCATGTACCACGATACGAGCAGCGACCGCGCCGCCAGCCGCAGCGAGACGGAAAAAGCCCTCATCCCGCTGTGCGAGGACATCATCCAGTCGTACATTGAACTCGACGAGGAGACGCAGCAGCGAAATATCGTCACCTGGCGGCCGGTCGTCGTCAGCGTGCTCGATGGGTATGCTGGGTTCCCGGACGCTGAATTCGAGCGCCTAACCGATGTGTTTGCACCCTTGATTGTTGGCCTGCTAGGCACTGAGATGGCGACAGACGTCCAGAGGAGCGTGCAGGCGCTGGTCATGCGCGTTTTTGAAAGGAAGTTGGGCACCGGCCCAGTGAAATTGATGGGCCCCGAGGAGCGGCGCAGGGGCAGCGGCGTCGGGAGTCCAGAGGTAGGGAGAACGCCTCGGCTGCGGTAG